One Halobacterium zhouii genomic region harbors:
- the gatE gene encoding Glu-tRNA(Gln) amidotransferase subunit GatE, producing MTEFDYEDLGLVAGLEIHQQLDTATKLFCTCPTELREPEDAERSFTRYLHPTRSELGEIDEAALEESKVEREFEYLAFDSTCLVEEDDEPPHRLDEEALDATLEIAELLDMDVVDRAHVMRKVVIDGSNTGGFQRSSLVAQAGEIETSEGAVGIEDVMLEEESAKRVEEHGDDVTYSLDRLGIPLVEIGTEPDIESPEQAREAAETIGMLLRSTGKVKRGLGTIRQDVNVSIEEGARVEMKGVQSLDDIDDLVRGEVRRQVELVDIAEELESRDASVGDTQDVTGVFEDSDSGVIRGALDSGGSVEAVPLYGFDGLVGRELQDDRRLGTEFSDHAKRHGAGGIFHTDELPAYGVTEAEVDALRDAVGAGEADAVAIVADDPDVASGAIDAVAERAEVAIEGVPEETRGANDDGTSRYLRPLPGAARMYPETDVPAVDPDPTEIETPELLTEKVERYQSEYGLGAGLAEQVAYGQRWPLFEESVDAGVDATLAAQTLESTVTELRRDDVPVENLGDDQFRSVLGLVSEGELAQEGVPELLTALARSPERDAADLAEELGLGSAAEDEVREAVVEVVERNSEQVEEQGMGAFSALMGECMGALRGKADGDLVSEVLREEIQQRA from the coding sequence ATGACCGAGTTCGACTACGAGGACCTGGGCCTGGTCGCCGGGCTGGAGATACACCAGCAACTCGACACGGCGACGAAGCTGTTCTGTACGTGTCCGACGGAGCTACGGGAACCCGAGGACGCCGAGCGCTCGTTCACTCGCTACCTCCACCCGACGCGTTCGGAACTGGGCGAAATCGACGAGGCCGCCTTAGAGGAGAGCAAGGTCGAACGCGAGTTCGAGTACCTCGCGTTCGACTCGACGTGTCTCGTCGAAGAGGACGACGAACCGCCCCACCGCCTCGACGAGGAGGCCCTCGACGCCACCCTCGAAATCGCGGAACTGCTCGACATGGACGTGGTCGACCGCGCGCACGTGATGCGGAAGGTCGTCATCGACGGCTCCAACACGGGCGGCTTCCAGCGGTCGTCGCTGGTCGCCCAGGCCGGCGAGATCGAGACGAGCGAGGGAGCGGTCGGCATCGAGGACGTGATGTTAGAGGAGGAGTCCGCCAAGCGCGTCGAGGAGCACGGCGACGACGTGACGTACTCGCTGGACCGCCTCGGCATCCCGCTCGTGGAGATCGGCACTGAACCCGACATCGAATCACCCGAGCAGGCCCGCGAGGCTGCGGAGACTATCGGGATGTTGCTGCGCTCGACGGGAAAGGTGAAACGCGGCCTCGGCACCATCCGGCAGGACGTGAACGTCTCCATCGAGGAGGGCGCGCGCGTCGAGATGAAGGGCGTCCAGAGCCTCGACGACATCGACGACCTGGTTCGGGGCGAGGTCCGACGCCAGGTCGAACTCGTCGACATCGCCGAGGAACTCGAGTCTCGGGACGCGAGCGTCGGCGACACCCAGGACGTGACCGGCGTGTTCGAGGACAGCGACTCGGGCGTGATTCGCGGTGCGCTCGACTCCGGCGGTAGTGTGGAAGCGGTCCCGCTGTACGGCTTCGATGGACTCGTGGGCCGGGAACTTCAGGACGACCGGCGTCTCGGCACGGAGTTCTCTGACCACGCGAAGCGTCACGGCGCGGGCGGCATCTTCCACACGGACGAACTGCCCGCGTACGGCGTCACCGAGGCGGAAGTCGACGCGCTCCGCGACGCCGTCGGCGCGGGCGAAGCGGACGCGGTGGCCATCGTCGCGGACGACCCGGACGTCGCGTCGGGCGCCATCGACGCGGTGGCCGAGCGCGCCGAGGTCGCCATCGAGGGCGTGCCGGAGGAGACCCGGGGCGCGAACGACGACGGCACGAGTCGCTACCTCCGCCCGCTCCCGGGCGCGGCGCGGATGTACCCGGAGACGGACGTGCCCGCAGTCGACCCCGACCCTACCGAGATCGAGACACCCGAGTTGCTCACGGAGAAGGTCGAGCGCTACCAGTCCGAGTACGGTCTCGGCGCGGGACTCGCCGAGCAGGTCGCCTACGGCCAGCGGTGGCCGCTGTTCGAGGAGAGCGTCGACGCTGGCGTCGACGCCACGCTCGCCGCCCAGACGCTCGAATCCACGGTGACGGAACTGCGGCGCGACGACGTCCCCGTCGAGAACCTCGGGGACGACCAGTTCCGCAGCGTGCTCGGCCTGGTGTCCGAGGGCGAACTCGCGCAGGAGGGCGTCCCGGAACTGCTCACGGCGCTCGCCCGGAGCCCCGAGCGGGACGCCGCGGACCTCGCCGAGGAACTCGGCCTCGGCTCCGCGGCCGAAGACGAGGTGCGCGAAGCGGTCGTGGAGGTCGTCGAGCGGAACAGCGAGCAGGTCGAGGAGCAGGGCATGGGCGCGTTCTCCGCGCTGATGGGCGAGTGCATGGGCGCGCTCCGCGGAAAGGCGGACGGCGACCTCGTGAGCGAAGTGCTGCGAGAGGAGATTCAGCAACGCGCGTAG
- a CDS encoding PGF-CTERM sorting domain-containing protein, which translates to MVSLTRLSRALPALVLVSLLLVPTGAVARSPVGDVAPNTVERTTSAEGDVAFARTIEEMKGHLVVSVQYAETGDTKAAARHASHPYAEYWSAVNATLREANATLASELATGLQNAPDRARNASASEYAAYVNDTVIPLLNDAKRAVVGDRAASAAFNAKVSRELLQRAVHEYGEGVSAEGTVTNKAEYADARGFAIRAEALYRSSIRQTLSEHARTELDEMFENLQTAIEDSKAPSDVKSITNGIAAEYAEYTGIEAQTGDTQVEKTVAEIEEHLHEAVEAYENGEPAKAKQIIRQTYLSYFEGLEGELIEKRPELVEELEADFNKELPALIEQNASVSEVRKKVEAMEEKLHTVEKVLSQGNETTISLDEKQTTTAGGTTDEADAAATDGTTGGSVPGFGAGVAVVAVVGAAFVALRRTN; encoded by the coding sequence ATGGTCTCATTGACCCGACTGTCGCGGGCACTCCCCGCGCTCGTGCTCGTCAGCCTACTACTGGTTCCCACCGGCGCAGTCGCACGGTCACCAGTCGGCGATGTCGCTCCCAACACCGTCGAACGCACCACTTCCGCCGAAGGGGACGTCGCGTTCGCTCGAACTATCGAGGAGATGAAGGGACACCTCGTGGTCTCCGTCCAGTACGCGGAAACGGGTGACACCAAAGCGGCGGCCCGGCACGCCAGCCACCCCTACGCCGAGTACTGGAGCGCCGTCAACGCGACGCTGCGCGAGGCGAACGCCACGCTCGCGTCCGAACTCGCGACCGGGCTCCAAAACGCGCCCGACCGCGCTCGGAACGCCTCGGCGTCCGAGTACGCCGCGTACGTCAACGACACGGTCATCCCCCTGCTGAACGACGCCAAGCGCGCGGTCGTCGGCGACCGCGCCGCGAGCGCGGCCTTCAACGCGAAGGTCTCCCGCGAACTGCTCCAGCGCGCCGTCCACGAGTACGGCGAAGGCGTCTCCGCGGAGGGCACCGTCACGAACAAAGCGGAGTACGCCGACGCCCGCGGCTTCGCCATCCGCGCGGAAGCGCTCTACCGGTCCAGCATCCGCCAGACGCTCTCCGAACACGCCCGCACGGAACTCGACGAGATGTTCGAGAACCTCCAGACCGCCATCGAGGACTCGAAGGCGCCCAGTGACGTGAAGAGCATCACGAACGGCATCGCCGCCGAGTACGCCGAGTACACGGGCATCGAGGCCCAGACCGGCGACACGCAGGTCGAGAAGACGGTCGCCGAGATCGAAGAGCACCTCCACGAGGCCGTCGAAGCGTACGAGAACGGCGAACCCGCGAAGGCGAAGCAGATCATCCGACAGACCTACCTCTCCTACTTCGAGGGCCTGGAGGGCGAACTCATCGAGAAGCGCCCCGAACTCGTCGAGGAACTCGAAGCGGACTTCAACAAGGAACTCCCGGCGCTCATCGAGCAGAACGCGTCCGTGAGCGAGGTCCGCAAGAAGGTCGAGGCGATGGAGGAGAAACTCCACACCGTCGAGAAGGTGCTCTCACAGGGGAATGAGACGACGATCAGTCTCGACGAGAAACAGACGACGACGGCCGGCGGGACGACCGACGAGGCTGACGCGGCGGCGACCGACGGAACGACCGGCGGGTCCGTCCCCGGGTTCGGCGCCGGCGTCGCGGTCGTCGCAGTCGTCGGGGCCGCGTTCGTCGCGCTCCGCCGAACGAACTGA
- a CDS encoding extracellular solute-binding protein, protein MTRDRTRVSTNRRAFLAAAAGSASALAGCTGLTGTTGGSNSPVLRSDGTNASRGSAPTIDDLPDLEGDLTVYLGRGEGGAYAELVEYLEKTRYEDFSVTLKRGPSTGLANTILTEAENGESPADVFWSIDAASLALVAQHGLAAPLSTDLAGIVPAKFRDADRRWVGLTGRARAIPYNTNRLSASDIPDSVFDVPQTDRFANALGWAPSYGSFQAFVTAMRHLVGDDRTREWLNDVQRTGVQSYPGEFGVTYDIAQGTLKAGFANHYYALRLKQARPEAPLDLAFTRGGPGALINVAGALVLDSTEQFDLATNFVRHFLTREVQQYLVEHVYSYPLAPGVAPPDGGDIDLPSLADLNPPDVDLAKLGNVKKTIALLRETGVL, encoded by the coding sequence ATGACACGAGACCGGACTCGCGTTTCCACGAACCGCCGCGCGTTCCTCGCGGCCGCCGCGGGGTCCGCGAGCGCGCTCGCTGGCTGCACCGGCCTCACCGGGACGACCGGCGGGTCGAACAGCCCCGTCCTCAGGAGCGACGGCACGAACGCGTCCAGAGGGAGCGCGCCGACCATCGACGACCTCCCGGACCTCGAGGGCGACCTCACGGTCTACCTCGGCCGGGGAGAGGGAGGCGCGTACGCCGAACTCGTCGAGTACCTGGAGAAGACGCGCTACGAGGACTTCTCCGTCACGCTCAAGCGCGGCCCGTCCACCGGACTCGCGAACACAATCCTCACCGAGGCGGAGAACGGCGAATCTCCCGCCGACGTGTTCTGGTCCATCGACGCGGCGTCGCTCGCGCTCGTCGCCCAGCACGGCCTCGCCGCACCCCTCTCGACGGACCTCGCCGGCATCGTGCCCGCGAAGTTCCGGGACGCCGACCGCCGCTGGGTCGGGCTCACGGGACGCGCGCGAGCGATTCCGTACAACACGAACCGGCTGAGTGCGTCCGACATTCCGGACAGCGTCTTCGACGTGCCTCAGACGGACCGCTTCGCGAACGCGCTCGGCTGGGCGCCGTCCTACGGGTCGTTCCAAGCGTTCGTCACCGCGATGCGGCACCTCGTCGGCGACGACCGCACTCGCGAGTGGCTGAACGACGTACAGCGAACTGGCGTGCAGTCCTACCCGGGCGAGTTCGGCGTGACGTACGACATCGCGCAGGGGACGCTGAAGGCCGGGTTCGCGAACCACTACTACGCGCTTCGCCTGAAGCAGGCGCGGCCCGAGGCGCCGCTCGACCTCGCGTTCACGCGCGGCGGCCCGGGGGCGCTCATCAACGTCGCTGGCGCACTGGTTCTCGATTCCACGGAGCAGTTCGACCTCGCGACGAACTTCGTCCGGCACTTCCTCACCCGTGAGGTCCAGCAGTATCTCGTCGAGCACGTCTACTCGTACCCGCTCGCGCCCGGCGTCGCGCCGCCGGACGGCGGCGACATTGACCTCCCCTCGCTCGCCGACCTGAACCCGCCGGACGTCGACCTCGCGAAACTCGGGAACGTCAAGAAGACCATCGCGTTGCTCCGCGAGACGGGTGTCCTCTGA
- a CDS encoding ABC transporter permease — MSDDTRTDDANARTTAANRLRRATRDGPPLALLAVCTVVALAVLAPIGWLVVRALEVETWRAYALLTSSSTLDVLANSLALVAAVTAASTAIGVPLAVATARTNLPFRRFWTVALALPLVVPSYLGAFAYVAAFGPNGALADVLAPLGVASIPSIYGFEGAVLVLTLYVYPYVFLGTRAALLTMDDSLVEAARTLGDTPATAFRRVTLPQILPGVTAGALLVALYTLSDFGTPAIMHVDVFTRVIYVEYTYSRDTAALLSIHLLLVTAVVLLLESRVSGASGSGYASGQVRSASRVELGWLKAPVFLACAAVVGLSLIVPLGVFTYWSLSADLAGAYVDGFSWSYAMNSVYAAALTAGVAVLAALPVGYLSGRYRDSRVARLIDRVTYAGYALPGIVIALALVYVGVRYAHGLYQTLPLLVFAYVVRFLPQAVGTTRSSVVQVDRHLVEAARTLGDTSLAAFRRVTLPQILPGVTAGAALVFLTTMKELPATLLLQPSGFRTLVTYIWTARESGFYGRIAVPALVLLGVSALSMFVILAHERRTDRP, encoded by the coding sequence ATGTCGGACGACACGCGAACCGACGACGCGAACGCGCGCACTACCGCGGCGAACCGACTCCGTCGCGCGACGCGCGACGGCCCACCACTCGCCCTGCTCGCCGTCTGCACCGTCGTCGCGCTCGCAGTGCTCGCGCCCATCGGCTGGCTCGTCGTGCGAGCGCTGGAGGTGGAGACGTGGCGCGCGTACGCGCTCCTCACCAGTTCGTCGACGCTCGACGTGCTCGCGAACAGCCTCGCGCTCGTCGCCGCCGTGACGGCCGCGTCAACGGCCATCGGCGTCCCGCTCGCTGTCGCCACGGCCCGTACGAACCTCCCGTTCCGGCGGTTCTGGACGGTCGCGCTCGCGCTCCCGCTCGTCGTCCCTAGCTACCTCGGCGCGTTCGCGTACGTCGCAGCGTTCGGACCGAACGGAGCACTCGCTGACGTGCTCGCGCCGCTCGGTGTCGCGTCCATCCCCTCCATCTACGGCTTCGAGGGCGCGGTGCTCGTGCTCACGCTCTACGTCTACCCGTACGTCTTCCTCGGGACGCGTGCCGCCCTCCTGACGATGGACGACTCGCTCGTGGAGGCCGCGCGGACGCTCGGCGACACCCCCGCTACAGCGTTCCGTCGCGTCACCCTCCCCCAGATACTCCCCGGTGTCACCGCGGGCGCGCTGCTCGTCGCGCTCTACACGCTCTCCGACTTCGGAACGCCCGCCATCATGCACGTCGACGTCTTCACGCGCGTCATCTACGTCGAGTACACGTACTCGCGGGACACCGCCGCCCTGCTCTCCATCCATCTCCTGCTCGTCACCGCGGTTGTTCTCCTCCTTGAGTCGCGCGTCTCGGGCGCAAGCGGGTCGGGGTACGCGAGCGGCCAGGTGCGTTCGGCGAGCCGCGTCGAGTTGGGGTGGCTCAAAGCCCCGGTCTTCCTCGCGTGCGCCGCGGTCGTGGGGCTCTCGCTCATCGTCCCGCTCGGCGTGTTCACGTACTGGTCGCTCAGCGCGGACCTCGCGGGCGCGTACGTCGACGGGTTCTCCTGGTCGTACGCGATGAACTCCGTCTACGCCGCGGCGCTCACCGCGGGCGTCGCCGTGCTCGCCGCGCTCCCCGTGGGCTACCTCTCCGGGCGGTACCGGGACTCCCGGGTCGCCCGACTCATCGACCGCGTGACGTACGCGGGGTACGCCCTTCCTGGCATCGTCATCGCGCTCGCGCTCGTCTACGTCGGCGTGCGGTACGCGCACGGCCTCTACCAGACCCTTCCCTTGCTCGTCTTCGCGTACGTCGTACGATTTCTCCCGCAAGCGGTCGGGACGACCCGGTCGAGCGTCGTCCAGGTGGACCGCCACCTCGTGGAGGCCGCGCGGACGCTCGGGGACACGTCTCTCGCGGCGTTCCGTCGCGTCACCCTCCCCCAGATACTCCCCGGTGTCACCGCGGGCGCCGCCCTCGTCTTCCTCACGACGATGAAAGAACTCCCCGCGACCCTCCTCCTCCAGCCTTCGGGGTTCCGGACGCTCGTGACGTACATCTGGACCGCCCGCGAGTCCGGATTCTACGGGCGCATCGCGGTCCCGGCGCTCGTCCTCCTTGGGGTGTCCGCGCTCTCGATGTTCGTCATCCTCGCGCACGAACGACGCACGGACCGACCATGA
- a CDS encoding ABC transporter ATP-binding protein codes for MTESSTLDAAERDPSGDDIALALDGITKQYGAETAVSDLSLAVREGELFTLLGPSGCGKTTTLRLLAGLERPTRGAVHIADETVATVDESRPPNERDVGLVFQNFALFPHLSVHENVAYGVPDLPEEEREARVAELLDLVDLAGFEERDPGELSGGQQQRVALARALAPEPAVLLLDEPFSSLDVRLRVEMREELKRILSEAGVTAVSVTHDQEEALSISDRVGVMHDGNLEQVGAPEAVFENPESRFVASFLGQAGFLSAHIERSTVDTPVGSFPREQLSGATEQYVGATVDVLVRPDDASVSRAASEAAADGVIVRRQYTGPSFVYHVELTNGDTVRCLENHTESHSVGTPVDLELVADHSLAWYPGR; via the coding sequence ATGACAGAGTCAAGCACACTCGACGCCGCAGAACGCGACCCGTCGGGCGACGACATCGCGCTCGCGCTCGACGGAATCACGAAGCAGTACGGCGCGGAGACCGCGGTCTCCGACCTCTCGCTTGCGGTCCGCGAGGGCGAACTGTTCACGCTCCTCGGTCCGTCCGGGTGTGGGAAGACAACGACGCTGCGCCTGCTCGCGGGCCTCGAGCGACCCACGCGGGGCGCGGTCCACATCGCAGACGAGACGGTGGCGACCGTCGACGAGTCCCGCCCCCCGAACGAGCGGGATGTCGGTCTCGTCTTCCAGAACTTCGCGCTGTTCCCTCACCTCTCGGTCCACGAGAACGTCGCGTACGGCGTCCCCGACCTACCCGAGGAGGAACGAGAGGCCCGCGTAGCGGAACTGCTCGACTTGGTGGACCTCGCGGGTTTTGAGGAGCGTGACCCGGGCGAGCTCTCCGGCGGGCAACAGCAACGTGTCGCGCTCGCCCGTGCGCTCGCTCCGGAGCCCGCGGTCCTCCTGCTGGACGAACCCTTCTCCAGCCTCGATGTCCGGCTTCGCGTGGAGATGCGGGAGGAACTGAAGCGCATCCTCTCCGAGGCGGGCGTGACCGCGGTTTCGGTGACCCACGACCAGGAAGAAGCGCTCAGCATCTCTGACCGCGTCGGCGTGATGCACGACGGCAACCTCGAACAGGTCGGGGCCCCCGAGGCGGTCTTCGAGAACCCAGAGTCGCGGTTCGTCGCGTCCTTCCTCGGGCAGGCGGGCTTCCTCTCGGCCCACATCGAGCGCTCGACCGTCGATACGCCGGTGGGGTCGTTCCCGCGCGAACAGCTCTCGGGCGCAACCGAGCAGTACGTCGGCGCGACGGTGGACGTGCTGGTTCGGCCAGACGACGCGAGCGTCTCGCGGGCGGCCTCCGAGGCGGCGGCTGACGGCGTGATCGTGCGCCGCCAGTACACGGGGCCGTCGTTCGTCTACCACGTCGAACTCACGAACGGCGACACCGTGCGCTGCCTGGAGAATCACACGGAGAGTCACTCGGTAGGGACGCCTGTGGACCTCGAACTCGTCGCCGACCACTCGCTCGCGTGGTATCCGGGGCGCTGA
- a CDS encoding Lrp/AsnC family transcriptional regulator produces MDERDVRLLKAISDLGTGSPERLHEETDIPVSTIHYRLNNLRERGVIENDLYDLDLDELGLGVTVVLEVLTDYDGPYEEVAEKINDVEGVTQTFFTMGETDFIVLARLPDSDDVERLISDFEGIPEVDRTNSTFVVARQKDTARPLQSYSADTLVEKLADE; encoded by the coding sequence ATGGACGAACGCGACGTGCGCCTCCTGAAGGCCATCTCGGATCTGGGAACCGGCAGCCCCGAGCGACTCCACGAGGAGACCGACATCCCCGTCTCCACCATCCACTACCGACTCAACAACCTCCGCGAGCGCGGCGTCATCGAGAACGACCTCTACGACCTCGACCTCGACGAACTCGGCCTCGGCGTCACCGTCGTCCTCGAGGTGCTCACCGACTACGACGGCCCCTACGAGGAGGTGGCCGAGAAGATAAACGACGTCGAGGGCGTCACGCAGACGTTCTTCACGATGGGCGAGACGGACTTCATCGTGCTCGCGCGTCTCCCCGACTCCGACGACGTCGAGCGACTCATCTCCGACTTCGAGGGAATCCCGGAGGTCGACCGCACGAACTCCACGTTCGTCGTCGCGCGACAGAAGGATACCGCGCGCCCGCTCCAGAGTTACAGCGCCGACACGCTCGTCGAGAAACTCGCCGACGAGTAG
- a CDS encoding DMT family transporter: MSYRQTPFSLSPAAVMFVLLSAFWGTSFVAIEIGLHTVPALSFAALRYTIAGALIFAYATYTTDRWRPRGTTEWLAATVAGVLVIAVYHGALYLGELRVSGAVAAIVVSLSPVLTVAFASGLLGNASIDRVKSLGLLLGFAGVAVIAAPTGGAAAADLVGIALVFLAAASFALGGVLTRPLSTDLPIETLEAWAMLLGSLVLWVGAFARGESLAAVEWTLPALASLAYLTLVSGCVAFLIYFELLDRIGAAELNLVGYAEPVVAALASWALLGTVIDESAVVGFLAIFAGFALLKHDAVATVATDTAAAVRSY, encoded by the coding sequence ATGAGTTATCGGCAGACCCCGTTTAGTCTCTCACCCGCGGCGGTGATGTTCGTCCTCCTCTCTGCGTTCTGGGGGACGTCGTTCGTCGCCATCGAAATCGGCCTACACACCGTCCCGGCACTTTCGTTCGCAGCGCTCCGCTACACCATCGCCGGTGCACTCATCTTCGCGTACGCCACGTACACCACCGACCGCTGGCGGCCACGCGGCACCACCGAGTGGCTCGCCGCCACCGTCGCCGGCGTCCTCGTCATTGCCGTCTACCACGGTGCGCTCTACCTCGGCGAACTACGCGTCTCCGGTGCCGTCGCCGCCATCGTCGTCAGCCTCTCGCCCGTGCTGACCGTCGCGTTCGCCAGCGGCCTCCTCGGCAACGCGAGCATCGACCGCGTCAAATCGCTCGGCCTCCTGCTTGGCTTCGCGGGCGTCGCAGTCATCGCCGCGCCCACCGGTGGTGCCGCCGCCGCGGACCTCGTCGGTATCGCCCTCGTCTTCCTCGCCGCCGCCAGCTTCGCACTCGGTGGCGTGCTCACCCGCCCGCTCTCCACGGACCTCCCCATCGAGACGCTGGAAGCCTGGGCGATGCTGCTCGGCTCGTTGGTCCTCTGGGTCGGCGCGTTCGCCCGCGGCGAATCCCTCGCCGCTGTCGAGTGGACGCTCCCCGCGCTCGCCAGCCTCGCGTACCTCACGCTCGTCTCCGGTTGCGTCGCGTTCCTCATCTACTTCGAGTTGCTCGACCGCATCGGTGCCGCCGAACTCAACCTCGTCGGCTACGCCGAACCAGTGGTCGCCGCGCTCGCGAGCTGGGCGCTCCTCGGCACCGTCATCGACGAGAGCGCCGTCGTCGGCTTTCTCGCCATCTTCGCCGGCTTCGCGCTCCTGAAACACGACGCCGTCGCCACCGTCGCCACCGACACCGCCGCGGCCGTACGCTCGTACTGA
- a CDS encoding MaoC family dehydratase, translating to MTVYFEDLSPGDELEFGAYEVTEDEILAFAEQYDPQWFHTDPERAENESIYGSLIASGWHTGAMTMRMLVDEHFSDAASFGALGVDELRWPNPTLPGETLSVRVEVLETRPSESSPDRGVVRTETTTSNQDGETKLSMKPIVLYARRE from the coding sequence GTGACCGTCTACTTCGAGGACCTCTCGCCCGGCGACGAACTCGAGTTCGGCGCGTACGAAGTCACGGAAGACGAGATTCTCGCGTTCGCAGAACAGTACGACCCCCAGTGGTTCCACACCGACCCCGAGCGAGCCGAGAACGAGTCCATCTACGGCAGCCTCATCGCCTCCGGGTGGCACACGGGCGCGATGACGATGCGGATGCTCGTCGACGAACACTTCTCCGACGCCGCCAGCTTCGGCGCACTCGGCGTCGACGAACTCCGGTGGCCGAACCCGACGCTGCCCGGTGAAACGCTCTCCGTGCGCGTCGAGGTGCTCGAGACGCGGCCTTCCGAGAGCAGTCCTGACCGCGGCGTGGTGCGAACGGAGACCACCACGTCCAACCAGGACGGAGAGACGAAACTGTCGATGAAACCGATCGTCCTGTACGCCAGGCGGGAGTAG
- a CDS encoding RNA methyltransferase produces MSEVGDAEDAGDAEDAGEPQTKPAVAVVDAKTSGNVGTIARAMKNFGFEDLLLVDPPYLGRDSEAYGFAGHAREDVLPNARKLSFDELASEFHTVGFTAVTNQDATKHARFPFRTPAELTESLADVESDTAFVFGRERVGLTNDELERIDEVCAIPASEDYPVLNLGQAATVALYELRDLAMNRDQLPDVERHRATEAEIEAFYEHAEEFLDAVDYPEEKREKTMRMLRRMLGRTHPTGREMNTVHGLLRRAENRME; encoded by the coding sequence ATGAGTGAGGTTGGAGACGCCGAGGATGCCGGGGACGCCGAGGATGCCGGCGAGCCACAGACCAAGCCCGCCGTCGCGGTGGTCGACGCGAAGACGTCCGGGAACGTCGGCACCATTGCGCGCGCGATGAAGAACTTCGGATTCGAGGACTTGCTGCTCGTCGACCCGCCGTACCTGGGGCGCGATTCCGAGGCGTACGGGTTCGCCGGGCACGCCCGCGAGGACGTGCTGCCGAACGCCCGCAAACTCTCCTTCGACGAACTCGCGTCGGAGTTCCACACGGTCGGGTTCACCGCGGTCACGAACCAGGACGCCACGAAGCACGCGCGCTTCCCGTTCCGCACGCCCGCGGAACTCACAGAGAGCCTCGCGGACGTCGAGAGCGACACGGCGTTCGTGTTCGGCCGGGAGCGCGTCGGCCTGACGAACGACGAACTCGAGCGCATCGACGAGGTGTGTGCGATTCCCGCGAGCGAGGATTACCCTGTCCTGAACCTCGGGCAGGCCGCCACCGTCGCGCTGTACGAACTCCGCGACCTGGCGATGAACCGGGACCAACTCCCGGACGTCGAGCGCCACCGCGCCACAGAAGCGGAGATCGAGGCGTTCTACGAGCACGCCGAGGAGTTCCTCGACGCCGTCGACTACCCGGAGGAGAAACGCGAGAAGACGATGCGGATGCTCCGCCGGATGCTCGGGCGCACGCACCCGACGGGCCGCGAGATGAACACCGTTCACGGCCTGCTGCGGCGCGCGGAGAATCGGATGGAGTGA
- a CDS encoding dihydropteroate synthase encodes MRTVDAAGLPIGDDHPPRIMGVLNVSTESPYDPSVYDDPAEAAAYVDEELVSEGADIVDVGLESANKRFEVLSAEQELERLDTAVETIEHVDGDAVFSIETRYSEVADTALSRGFDMVNDICGFADPEMPAVCAAHDAAVVKMASPPDLERPGAVERVDDIYDALSLNGFTDKTIVDPAFGGWSAEKTLADDRETFDRLREFRGYGHPMLVSINRKNFLKEIADRDTDEALPVSLAATSMAVERGAHVVRTHDVAKTRDAALIGHEFRRKRATESAIEELDVTTVREAKRHVARLGGKESDGGQSESVAEDAVARAYEVRGLDEDDRAALADAGVTVVGDDPAFVAGSARTLHAASTALSRQEGVLGALAGVWQTAGE; translated from the coding sequence ATGCGAACGGTCGACGCCGCCGGACTCCCCATCGGGGACGACCACCCGCCGCGAATCATGGGCGTGTTGAACGTCTCCACGGAGTCCCCCTACGACCCGAGCGTCTACGACGACCCCGCGGAAGCGGCGGCGTACGTGGACGAGGAACTCGTCAGCGAGGGTGCTGACATCGTGGACGTCGGTCTAGAGTCCGCGAACAAGCGCTTCGAGGTGCTTTCGGCCGAGCAGGAACTCGAACGCCTCGACACCGCCGTCGAGACCATCGAACACGTGGATGGCGACGCCGTCTTCTCCATCGAGACGCGGTACAGCGAGGTGGCGGACACTGCGCTCTCCCGCGGGTTCGACATGGTCAACGACATCTGCGGATTCGCGGACCCCGAGATGCCGGCGGTCTGTGCGGCCCACGACGCCGCCGTGGTGAAGATGGCGAGTCCGCCCGACCTGGAGCGCCCCGGGGCAGTCGAACGGGTCGACGACATCTACGACGCGCTCTCGCTCAACGGGTTCACTGACAAGACCATCGTCGACCCCGCGTTCGGTGGATGGTCGGCGGAGAAGACGCTCGCAGACGACCGCGAGACGTTCGACCGACTGCGCGAGTTCCGGGGGTACGGGCACCCGATGCTGGTCTCCATCAACCGGAAGAACTTCCTGAAGGAGATCGCTGACCGCGACACCGACGAGGCGCTTCCCGTCTCGCTCGCGGCGACGTCGATGGCCGTCGAGCGCGGCGCGCACGTCGTCCGGACCCACGACGTCGCGAAGACCCGGGACGCCGCCCTAATCGGCCACGAGTTCCGGCGCAAGCGGGCGACCGAGTCGGCCATCGAGGAACTCGACGTGACGACCGTCCGGGAAGCCAAGCGCCACGTCGCGCGCCTGGGCGGTAAGGAGAGCGACGGCGGACAGAGCGAGTCGGTGGCGGAAGACGCCGTCGCTCGCGCGTACGAGGTCCGAGGACTCGACGAGGACGACCGAGCGGCGCTCGCGGACGCGGGGGTGACCGTGGTCGGCGACGACCCGGCGTTCGTCGCGGGGAGTGCGCGAACGCTCCATGCTGCGTCGACAGCGCTCTCCAGGCAGGAGGGAGTCCTGGGCGCCCTCGCCGGTGTCTGGCAAACTGCTGGTGAGTAA